The following coding sequences are from one Candidatus Thorarchaeota archaeon window:
- a CDS encoding DHH family phosphoesterase, translating into GITGNRDAAFEFFDALGIPMKVNDRWRRWVNLNTEEKQVIIQHLMSLILQSYDDSRKAQGIVGDVITLLNRPERSELRSAKEFSTLLNACGRNRRAEVGVKICLGNQAAYEEGKFLLREHRRNLATSLRRIETHGFDEREGMYLVHDSEIQDTIIGIVIGMAQASRIVPEDKPVIGVTTNTSEKSSLAKLSGRTRRRLVNRGINLKETFVRCGKSLNRKYNALVVEAGGHPMAAGAFVQPEKLEEYLDLVSNDLSNGLG; encoded by the coding sequence GGCATTACCGGAAACCGAGATGCAGCATTTGAGTTCTTTGATGCTCTAGGAATACCCATGAAGGTAAACGACAGGTGGCGGAGATGGGTGAATCTCAACACCGAAGAGAAACAGGTGATTATTCAACACCTGATGAGTCTTATTCTTCAGTCTTACGACGATTCCCGCAAAGCTCAAGGAATAGTAGGTGATGTCATAACCTTGTTGAATAGACCAGAAAGATCCGAACTCAGAAGCGCTAAGGAGTTCTCTACATTGTTGAACGCCTGTGGGCGCAATAGAAGGGCAGAGGTTGGAGTCAAAATCTGCTTAGGTAACCAAGCCGCATATGAAGAAGGAAAATTCTTGCTAAGAGAGCATAGGCGAAACCTGGCAACTTCCCTGCGGAGAATTGAGACTCACGGTTTCGATGAAAGAGAGGGGATGTATCTGGTACATGACTCCGAAATTCAAGATACCATTATTGGAATTGTAATTGGGATGGCGCAGGCATCCCGAATCGTACCGGAAGACAAGCCGGTTATTGGTGTCACCACTAATACTTCTGAAAAAAGCAGCCTCGCAAAATTGTCAGGGCGAACTCGTAGGAGATTGGTAAACCGGGGCATCAATCTGAAAGAGACATTTGTTCGTTGTGGCAAAAGTCTCAACAGGAAGTACAACGCACTTGTTGTTGAAGCTGGAGGTCATCCAATGGCAGCTGGCGCC